In one window of Miscanthus floridulus cultivar M001 chromosome 12, ASM1932011v1, whole genome shotgun sequence DNA:
- the LOC136496700 gene encoding uncharacterized protein, which yields MGRSAWAVRLASLLAFGLVLVSVEASIGDVDPRYRTCVKECQTTGIIGENVISHCQSKENDTSVGGSWYNQEQIYIQWKHLNCRTDCRHFCMMQREGERQSLGLSPLKYHGKWPFLRVSVFQEPLSAALSAVNLLMHFTGWLSFFLLVNYKLPLRPQTKRTYYEYTSLWHIYAILSMNAWFWSTIFHTRDIDLTEKLDYSSAVALLGYSLILSLLRAFNVKDEATRVMFAAPILAFVTTHILYLNFYELDYGWNMKVCVVMAVVQLLTWAVWAGVSRHPSRLKLWTVVFGGALAMLLELYDFPPYMGYAGAHSLWHASNIPLTYLCWSFIKDDAIFRTSTLIKKAK from the exons AACTTGCGTGAAGGAGTGTCAAACTACAGGGATTATTGGGGAGAACGTCATCAGCCATTGTCAGTCCAAAGAGAACGATACTTCTGTTGGAGGCTCTTGGTATAACCAGGAGCAAATTTACATCCAGTGGAAACACCTGAACTGTAGGACAGACTGTCGCCACTTTTGCATGATGCAGAGAGAAGGGGAACGACAGTCACTTGGTCTGAGCCCCCTTAAATATCATGGAAAGTGGCCATTCTTACGTGTTTCTGTGTTCCAG GAACCCCTTTCAGCGGCACTATCTGCTGTCAACCTACTGATGCACTTCACTGGCTGGCTTTCATTTTTCCTTCTAGTGAATTACAAATTGCCTCTTAGACCCCAAACCAAGAGAACTTACTATGAATATACTAGCTTGTGGCATATCTATGCAATCTTATCAATGAATGCATGGTTCTGGAGCACTATTTTCCATACTCG AGACATTGACTTGACTGAGAAATTGGACTATTCTTCAGCTGTGGCCCTGCTTGGCTACTCGTTAATCCTTTCATTGCTGAGGGCTTTCAATGTCAAGGATGAGGCTACCAGGGTGATGTTTGCAGCCCCTATTTTGGCATTCGTTACGACGCACATCTTGTATCTCAACTTCTATGAGCTTGACTATG GATGGAACATGAAAGTTTGTGTGGTGATGGCTGTGGTTCAACTTCTGACCTGGGCAGTTTGGGCTGGTGTAAGCCGGCATCCATCACGATTGAAGCTCTGGACAGTTGTTTTTGGAGGAGCACTGGCCATGCTTCTTGAACTCTACGACTTCCCTCCATACATGGGTTATGCCGGCGCCCATTCGCTGTGGCATGCAAGCAACATTCCACTCACCTATCTCTGTTGGAGCTTCATCAAGGACGATGCCATATTCCGCACTTCAACACTCATCAAGAAGGCAAAGTAA